From Triticum aestivum cultivar Chinese Spring chromosome 4A, IWGSC CS RefSeq v2.1, whole genome shotgun sequence, a single genomic window includes:
- the LOC123084803 gene encoding uncharacterized protein — translation MRARVALEPLAEEPGAEDESGARRRSGLQATLHRWARILSGGAAGDDARPAADLRVLLSVLACPLSPVPILPRLPRHVASSAQYIIEQFRATTGCGKLEGTAKSMYAAGKVRLAMLQEPAGAGGGHANGSAGRCHEGSFVVWQLAPGMWLVEMAVAGHSVAAGSDGRVAWRRTPWLGAHAARGGSRPLRRALQGLDPVMIASIFSTAEHAGEKQVDGEDCFVLRLDVGPSTLSSWSDGTAEVIRHGLTGFFSQRSGLLARLEDSQLTRIQSPGAAAMYWETTIASTLADYRAVDGGVTVAHAGRSTAHLARFGVGVRAARVVTRMEESWTIDDVAFDVPGLGPDAFIPPEEVRRSRFYDAMAAGGGK, via the exons ATGAGGGCGAGGGTGGCGCTGGAGCCGCTGGCGGAGGAGCCGGGCGCCGAGGACGAgtcgggggcgcggcggcggtcgGGGCTGCAGGCCACGCTGCACCGCTGGGCGCGCATCCTGTCCGGCGGCGCCGCCGGGGACGacgcccgccccgccgccgacctccgcgtGCTCCTCTCCGTCCTCGCCTGCCCCCTCTCCCCCGTGCCCATCCTCCCGCGCCTCCCCCGACAC GTGGCGTCGTCGGCGCAGTACATAATCGAGCAGTTCAGGGCGACGACGGGGTGCGGGAAGCTGGAGGGGACGGCCAAGAGCATGTACGCGGCGGGCAAGGTGCGGCTGGCGATGCTGCAGGAGCCCGCCGGGGCGGGCGGCGGCCACGCCAACGGCAGCGCCGGGCGGTGCCACGAGGGGAGCTTCGTGGTCTGGCAGCTCGCGCCCGGCATGTGGCTCGTCGAGATGGCCGTGGCCGGCCACAGCGTCGCCGCCGGCAGCGACGGCCGCGTCGCCTGGCGCCGCACGCCCTGGCTCGGCGCGCACGCGGCCCGCGGCGGCTCCCGCCCCCTCCGCCGCGCCCTCCAG GGCCTGGACCCGGTGATGATCGCGTCCATCTTCTCGACGGCGGAGCACGCCGGCGAGAAGCAGGTCGACGGGGAGGACTGCTTCGTGCTGCGCCTCGACGTGGGGCCGTCCACGCTGTCGAGCTGGAGCGACGGCACGGCGGAGGTGATCCGGCACGGCCTCACGGGGTTCTTCAGCCAGCGGAGCGGCCTCCTGGCGCGCCTGGAGGACTCGCAGCTCACCCGCATCCAGTCCCCCGGCGCCGCCGCCATGTACTGGGAGACCACCATCGCGTCCACGCTCGCCGACTACCGCGCCGTCGACGGCGGTGTCACCGTGGCGCACGCGGGGCGGTCCACGGCGCACCTCGCCCGGTTCGGCGTCGGCGTGCGCGCCGCGCGGGTGGTGACGCGGATGGAGGAGTCGTGGACCATCGACGACGTGGCGTTCGACGTGCCGGGGCTCGGCCCCGACGCCTTCATCCCGCCGGAGGAGGTCCGGCGGAGCCGCTTCTACGACGCCATGGCCGCCGGCGGCGGCAAGTAA
- the LOC123084804 gene encoding primary amine oxidase — protein MILPFIQTSARAEPATRAPLHAMLPLLLSAVSILAAAAASTHHPHPFDPLSPAELTAVRDAVLASPLVPARPLTFHYVGLDEPDKPDVLSYAYGNSASSSRAALPRRAFVIARAGGQSHELRVDVTDAAAPSVLAHAVHRGAGFPTLTLDEQFAAVALPPAHPPFVESVRRRGVDMADVLCAVFPVGWFGGDPPAEERRVVKLLCFVAGATANFYARPLEGVTLVVDLDRMAIVGYRDRVLLPVPKAEGTDYRAGKAGPPYAGRAPAPGTVVQPEGRGFDIDGHFVRWANWEFHVGFDVRAGTVISLASIHDAEAGARRRVLYRGFVSEVFVPYMDPVEEWYYRTFLDAGEYGLGLWAFPLQPGADCPANAAYLDGYYAGQDGKPVENKNMICVFERYAGDVAWRHTEAGFPDRLITEVRPDVSLVVRMVVSCGNYDYILDWEFKTSGSIKFTVSLTGLLEVKGTAYTHADQITEDAHGTLVAENALAVYHDHYVTYHLDLDVDGTNNSFVKNTIATKRNEGGTPRRSYWTVRREVAETEADAQVDVNAAPADLLVVNPNKRTRMGNEVGYRVVPGGATAASVLDDDDFPQRRASYCKKQVRVTPYSKAEKWAPGLYADQSTGDDGLAAWSKRDRGVRNEDIVLWYTVGIHHIPYQDDFPVMPTVEDLGNLIKLYADWHSRLIPYYSFDQFVRKAEKVGASSRVRRCISELKERVARGGDPTLLHQPPVEEVIPEGEPDGTTQEDPILGTESPSTDNHEDVDPFAMESDDVDPMQEDLRNEIYEKTADEPVIRSGIESAEQPMAPKEAEKHQDGEESGGSKPSKVELTEEQKARMEANRLKALERAAAARARASQSQPTTETTT, from the exons ATGATCCTCCCCTTCATCCAAACCTCAGCTCGCGCCGagccggccacccgggcgccgctCCACGCAATGCTCCCGCTCCTCCTGTCCGCCGTCTccatcctcgccgccgccgcggcgtccACCCATCATCCGCACCCGTTCGACCCCCTCTCCCCCGCGGAGCTCACCGCCGTGCGCGACGCCGTGCTCGCCTCGCCGCTGGTCCCGGCCCGCCCGCTCACCTTCCACTACGTCGGCCTCGACGAGCCCGACAAGCCCGACGTCCTGTCCTACGCCTACGGcaactccgcctcctcctcccgcgccgccctGCCGCGCCGCGCCTTCGTCATCGCGCGCGCCGGCGGGCAGTCCCACGAGCTCCGCGTCGATGTCAccgacgccgccgcgccgtccGTGCTCGCGCACGCCGTCCACCGCGGGGCCGGCTTCCCGACGCTCACGCTGGACGAGCAGTTCGCGGCGGTGGCGCTGCCGCCCGCGCACCCGCCGTTCGTCGAGTCCGTGCGCCGCCGCGGCGTGGACATGGCCGACGTCCTCTGCGCCGTGTTCCCCGTCGGGTGGTTCGGGGGTGACCCCCCGGCGGAGGAGCGGAGGGTGGTGAAGCTGCTGTGCTTCGTGGCCGGGGCGACGGCCAACTTCTACGCGCGGCCGCTGGAGGGCGTCACGCTCGTGGTGGACCTCGACCGGATGGCCATCGTCGGGTACAGGGACAGGGTGCTGCTCCCGGTGCCCAAGGCCGAGGGGACGGACTACCGGGCCGGCAAGGCCGGGCCGCCCTACGCCGGCCGCGCGCCGGCGCCCGGCACGGTGGTGCAGCCGGAGGGCAGGGGCTTCGACATCGACGGCCACTTCGTCAG GTGGGCCAACTGGGAGTTCCACGTGGGCTTTGACGTGCGCGCCGGCACGGTCATCTCACTCGCCTCCATCCACGACGCCGAggccggcgcgcggcggcgggtgcTCTACCGCGGGTTCGTGTCGGAGGTCTTCGTGCCGTACATGGACCCGGtggaggagtggtactaccgcacgTTCCTGGACGCCGGCGAGTACGGCCTGGGGCTCTGGGCCTTCCCTCTCCAGCCCGGCGCCGACTGCCCGGCCAACGCCGCCTACCTGGACGGCTACTACGCCGGGCAGGACGGCAAGCCCGTCGAGAACAAGAACATGATCTGCGTCTTCGAGCGGTACGCCGGCGACGTCGCGTGGCGCCACACCGAGGCCGGCTTCCCCGACCGACTG ATCACGGAGGTCCGGCCTGACGTGAGCTTGGTTGTGAGGATGGTGGTGTCGTGTGGGAACTACGATTACATTTTGGACTGGGAGTTCAAGACCAGCGGCTCCATCAAATTCACG GTGTCTCTGACCGGCCTGCTGGAGGTGAAGGGGACGGCCTACACGCACGCGGACCAGATCACGGAGGACGCGCACGGCACGCTGGTGGCGGAGAACGCGCTCGCCGTCTACCACGACCACTACGTCACGTACCACCTGGACCTCGACGTGGACGGCACCAACAACTCCTTCGTCAAGAACACCATCGCCACCAAGCGCAACGAGGGCGGCACGCCGAGGAGGAGCTACTGGACGGTGCGCCGGGAGGTGGCCGAGACCGAGGCGGACGCGCAGGTGGACGTGAACGCCGCGCCGGCCGACCTGCTGGTCGTCAACCCCAACAAGCGGACCCGGATGGGCAACGAGGTCGGGTACCGGGTCGTCCCGGGCGGCGCGACGGCGGCGTCGGTGCTGGACGACGACGACTTCCCGCAGAGGCGCGCCAGCTACTGCAAGAAGCAGGTGCGGGTGACGCCGTACAGCAAGGCGGAGAAGTGGGCGCCCGGGCTGTACGCCGACCAGAGCACCGGCGACGACGGCCTGGCCGCCTGGAGTAAGAGGGACAGGGGGGTGCGGAACGAGGACATCGTGCTGTGGTACACGGTGGGCATCCACCACATACCCTACCAGGACGACTTCCCGGTCATGCCGACG GTGGAAGACCTTGGCAATCTGATCAAGCTTTACGCGGACTGGCACTCTCGCTTGATCCCTTACTACTCCTTCGATCAGTTTGTGCGCAAAGCTGAGAAAGTTGGGGCCAGTAGCCGCGTTAGG AGATGCATTTCGGAATTGAAGGAAAGGGTTGCCAGAGGGGGGGATCCTACACTACTGCATCAACCGCCAGTGGAAGAAGTCATACCAGAGGGAGAACCTG ATGGAACCACACAAGAAGACCCAATCCTGGGGACAGAATCTCCGTCGACGGACAATCATGAGGATGTGGACCCATTTGCGATGGAAAGTGATGACGTGGATCCCATGCAAGAGGATTTGCGAAATGAAATATACGAAAAGACAGCCGAT GAACCTGTAATAAGATCTGGCATTGAAAGCGCTGAACAACCCATGGCTCCAAAAGAGGCAGAGAAGCATCAAGATGGAGAGGAGAGTGGCGGGAGCAAGCCAAGCAAAGTTGAGCTGACGGAGGAGCAGAAGGCGCGCATGGAGGCTAACAGGCTCAAGGCGCTGGAGAGAGCGGCAGCAGCTCGGGCTCGCGCATCCCAGTCGCAGCCTACTACTGAAACCACTACCTAA